Below is a window of Limibacillus halophilus DNA.
ATCCATCCGCAGGACCCTGAATTTTGGGACTAATCGCTCTGCCACGGCGTCCCACGAAGCGAGATTGGCTCCCACACCATGCACGAGCACCATTGACGGTGCGTTCTCAGGTCCTTCCACAATATAATTGAGATGCTCTGTTGCCGCTGCGCTCATGCTAGTTTTCCGTTAAGAAAATTGAGACCTATGTTTTGATGTTATTAACAATTGGCGCCGAAGCCGCACACGACGACGATGAACAGACCATCACAAGTATCGACAATGGGTAAATCTGCTCCCCGCGTGGAGTTCGTACTGACACAGTGTCAACTTGGCGCACGGTTTCTAGACAGCCCTTTCACGTTTGACGCTTTCGTTACTTTGGAAGTGCGGGATTACGTCGCGACAAAACAGTTCCAGCGACTTCTTCGATTCCGGGTGTGGAAGGCCGAAGCGACCGGCATACAGGAAATGATCGACGCCCGCCTCCTCGTACTTCTCAAGTTTGGCGATAACTTCGTCAGCAGTGCCAAACAGCATGTTCTCGTGCAACGCTTCTGGAGAATAATCCGTCTTGTTGGCGATGACGTTCACATCGACAGGCTCGGGGAAGCCATTTCGCACTGTGCCGAGGTTGCGGAAAAGATTTTCGAAATGGCGGCCAAAATCGATTGTCGCATCCACCGGCTTGCGCCATTCGTCGGGGTTCTCATAGACGCAGGCGCGCCGAAGCATCATGTGTTCGGGCCGCGGAACTTGCGGGTTGGCAGCGACGACCATTTCAAACTTTTTGCACAGGTCGATCACTTCCTCATGCGGGCGCTGCAGTGGCGTCGACATAATATGGCAGCCGTTCTTGACCGCGAAATCGAAAGTGTTGG
It encodes the following:
- a CDS encoding LLM class flavin-dependent oxidoreductase; the encoded protein is MKFSIVVNMDRTDPNQDMRDVVRECLELVQIADEGGFEIAFTAEHHTIEVTVAPNPFTLLTYWGQHTKNIRLGTAVVSAPYWHPIRLAGEAALTDIILEGRLELGLGRGSYQYEFDRMAGGMPQGDGGKYLREIVPLLNKLWAGDVEHKGELFQFPAATSVPKPLQNPGPRMWVAARDPNTFDFAVKNGCHIMSTPLQRPHEEVIDLCKKFEMVVAANPQVPRPEHMMLRRACVYENPDEWRKPVDATIDFGRHFENLFRNLGTVRNGFPEPVDVNVIANKTDYSPEALHENMLFGTADEVIAKLEKYEEAGVDHFLYAGRFGLPHPESKKSLELFCRDVIPHFQSNESVKRERAV